A single genomic interval of Cetobacterium somerae ATCC BAA-474 harbors:
- a CDS encoding aromatic acid exporter family protein, producing the protein MFKYFDHKVIKTALASFLSYYLADYFGIKYGLTASIIAIISIQATKSDSIKITIERFFAVILGMSLFILLSSFLGYHYITLGIFILLFMPLCIKFRIVQGFLVTTVLATHILSEKSISLDFLLNEFYVLILGLSVGNILNLYMPTNSKTIDLIKMKVDLILKQILSDISESLKCSCVSVNEDKNFKSLKATIEEGRKFSLLDYDNTLFDKCNENLNFFSMRRRQYRILTRMRTCFKRLYITHEYSLIIAEFIAKVSENVEVNKKTTPLIEEHKELKELFSNFPLPKTRAEFENRATLFQLLQEMEEFLNAKIEFKKDYEN; encoded by the coding sequence ATGTTTAAGTATTTTGATCATAAAGTTATAAAAACAGCTTTAGCTTCTTTTTTATCGTATTATCTTGCAGATTATTTTGGAATAAAGTATGGTCTTACTGCGAGTATTATTGCTATTATTTCTATTCAGGCAACTAAAAGTGATAGTATAAAAATTACAATTGAACGTTTCTTCGCAGTTATTCTAGGAATGTCACTTTTTATACTGTTATCATCATTTTTAGGATATCACTATATTACATTAGGAATTTTTATACTTCTTTTTATGCCATTATGTATTAAATTTAGAATTGTTCAAGGATTCTTAGTTACTACTGTTCTAGCAACACATATTCTAAGCGAAAAATCAATTTCTCTTGATTTTTTACTCAATGAATTTTATGTTTTAATTTTAGGACTATCTGTTGGAAATATTTTAAATCTTTATATGCCCACTAACTCCAAAACAATAGATTTAATCAAAATGAAAGTTGATTTAATTTTAAAACAAATTCTTTCAGATATTTCTGAAAGTTTAAAATGTAGTTGTGTCTCTGTTAATGAAGATAAAAACTTCAAATCATTAAAAGCTACAATAGAAGAGGGACGAAAGTTCTCTTTATTAGATTACGATAACACTCTCTTTGATAAATGTAATGAAAATTTAAACTTTTTTTCTATGAGAAGAAGACAGTATAGAATTTTAACTAGGATGAGAACGTGTTTTAAAAGATTATACATTACTCACGAATATAGTCTTATCATTGCTGAATTTATAGCTAAAGTTTCAGAAAATGTTGAAGTTAATAAAAAAACTACTCCGTTAATTGAAGAGCATAAAGAATTAAAAGAACTATTCTCAAATTTTCCTCTGCCCAAAACTAGAGCT